Proteins encoded in a region of the Pseudomonas sp. GOM7 genome:
- a CDS encoding NAD-dependent epimerase/dehydratase family protein, with the protein MADTVLVTGGSGYVACHLIQQLLAAGNRVHATVRSLGNAAKLQPLLNLQKEFPGRLHLFEADLLANGAFDSAMRGCSVVHHVASPFLLPEKIKDGRRQMLEPALQGTRNVLGSVERTPSVTRVVMTSTVGAIFGDYIDVMQMERQTLSEAYFNTSSTLENNPYHYAKTAAEKEAWAICASQDRWTLVTINPGLILGPSLTPASDSGSLFLLDEMFRGYFFYGMPDLSITTVDVREVAQAHIAAASKRNAQGRYILAEKRMLSFAEVARIVRPHHRRPWTLPTYSLPNGLIRLIGPLFGLDGDYLRKHLGIRFAIDNQRSIDELDITYRPVEQTLIEHYRCWERQRSAR; encoded by the coding sequence ATGGCTGATACCGTATTGGTCACTGGCGGCAGCGGCTATGTCGCCTGCCACCTGATCCAGCAATTGCTCGCTGCCGGCAACCGCGTTCATGCCACGGTGCGCAGCCTTGGCAATGCAGCCAAGCTGCAGCCGTTGCTGAATCTGCAGAAGGAATTTCCGGGGCGCCTGCATCTGTTCGAGGCCGACCTGCTGGCAAATGGGGCCTTCGATAGCGCCATGCGGGGTTGCTCGGTCGTGCACCACGTCGCCTCGCCATTTCTGCTCCCCGAGAAGATCAAGGATGGCCGCAGGCAGATGCTCGAACCAGCCCTGCAAGGGACTCGCAACGTGTTGGGCAGCGTGGAAAGAACCCCCAGCGTCACACGGGTGGTGATGACCTCCACCGTCGGGGCGATCTTCGGTGACTACATAGATGTCATGCAGATGGAGCGCCAGACCCTCTCGGAGGCCTACTTCAATACCAGCAGCACCCTGGAAAACAATCCTTACCACTACGCCAAGACCGCAGCCGAAAAGGAAGCCTGGGCCATCTGCGCCAGCCAGGATCGCTGGACACTGGTGACGATCAACCCCGGCCTGATCCTCGGCCCGTCGCTGACGCCGGCCTCGGATTCCGGCAGCCTGTTCCTGCTGGACGAAATGTTCAGGGGTTATTTCTTCTATGGCATGCCCGACCTGAGCATCACCACCGTGGACGTGCGCGAAGTGGCGCAGGCGCACATCGCCGCGGCCAGCAAGCGCAACGCGCAGGGGCGCTATATCCTGGCGGAAAAACGTATGCTGTCCTTCGCCGAGGTGGCCAGGATCGTTCGCCCGCACCATCGCCGCCCCTGGACGCTGCCTACCTACAGCCTGCCCAACGGACTCATCCGCCTGATCGGGCCGCTCTTCGGCCTGGATGGCGACTACCTGCGCAAGCACCTGGGCATCCGCTTCGCCATCGACAACCAGCGCAGCATCGACGAACTGGACATCACCTATCGCCCAGTCGAGCAGACGCTGATCGAGCACTATCGCTGCTGGGAGCGCCAGCGCTCGGCTCGCTAA
- the guaA gene encoding glutamine-hydrolyzing GMP synthase — MAHDIHAHRILILDFGSQYTQLIARRVREIGVYCELHPWDMSDEDIRAFAPRGIILAGGPESVHEANSPRAPQAVFDLNVPVLGICYGMQTMAEQLGGKVEGSDLREFGYARVDVVGKSELLAGIEDHVDADGVFGLDVWMSHGDKVTRLPEGFHILASTPSCPIAAMSDDSRHYYGVQFHPEVTHTKQGGRILSRFVLEISGCEALWTPANIVEDAVAAVRAQVGDANVLLGLSGGVDSSVVAALLHKAIGDQLTCVFVDNGLLRLHEGDQVMAMFAENMGVKVIRANAEEQFLANLAGEADPEKKRKIIGRTFIDVFDAEASKLDNIQFLAQGTIYPDVIESAGAKSGKAHVIKSHHNVGGLPEEMNLKLVEPLRELFKDEVRKIGLELGLPYDMVYRHPFPGPGLGVRILGEVKKEYADILRRADHIFIEELRKADWYHKTSQAFVVFQPVKSVGVVGDGRRYAWVVALRAVETVDFMTARWAHLPYELLETVSGRIINEIDGISRVTYDVSSKPPATIEWE, encoded by the coding sequence ATGGCCCACGACATTCACGCCCACCGCATCCTCATTCTGGACTTCGGTTCCCAGTACACCCAACTGATCGCTCGTCGCGTGCGCGAGATCGGCGTCTACTGCGAACTGCACCCCTGGGACATGAGCGACGAGGACATTCGTGCCTTCGCGCCGCGCGGCATCATCCTCGCCGGTGGCCCGGAGTCGGTGCACGAAGCCAACAGCCCGCGCGCGCCGCAAGCGGTGTTCGACCTGAACGTGCCGGTGCTGGGCATCTGCTACGGCATGCAGACCATGGCCGAGCAGCTCGGCGGCAAGGTGGAAGGCTCCGACCTGCGTGAGTTCGGTTATGCCCGTGTCGACGTGGTCGGCAAGAGCGAGCTGCTGGCCGGCATCGAAGACCATGTCGACGCCGACGGCGTGTTCGGCCTCGACGTGTGGATGAGCCATGGCGACAAGGTCACCCGCCTGCCGGAAGGCTTCCACATCCTGGCCAGCACCCCGAGCTGTCCGATCGCCGCCATGAGCGACGACAGCCGCCACTACTACGGCGTGCAATTCCACCCGGAAGTGACCCACACCAAGCAGGGCGGTCGCATCCTCTCGCGCTTCGTGCTGGAAATCAGCGGCTGCGAGGCTTTGTGGACCCCGGCCAACATCGTCGAGGACGCCGTGGCCGCTGTGCGCGCCCAGGTCGGCGACGCCAACGTGCTGCTCGGCCTGTCCGGTGGTGTGGATTCCTCGGTGGTCGCGGCGCTGCTGCACAAGGCCATCGGCGACCAGCTCACCTGCGTATTCGTCGACAACGGCCTGCTGCGCCTGCACGAGGGTGACCAGGTGATGGCCATGTTCGCCGAGAACATGGGCGTCAAGGTGATCCGTGCCAATGCCGAAGAGCAGTTCCTCGCCAACCTGGCCGGCGAAGCCGACCCGGAGAAGAAGCGTAAGATCATCGGCCGCACCTTCATCGACGTGTTCGATGCCGAGGCCAGCAAGCTGGACAACATCCAGTTCCTCGCCCAGGGCACCATCTACCCGGACGTGATCGAGTCGGCTGGCGCCAAGAGCGGCAAGGCCCATGTGATCAAGAGCCACCACAACGTCGGTGGCTTGCCGGAGGAAATGAATCTCAAGCTGGTCGAGCCGCTGCGTGAACTGTTCAAGGACGAAGTGCGTAAGATCGGCCTGGAACTGGGCCTGCCCTACGACATGGTCTACCGCCACCCCTTCCCGGGGCCGGGCCTGGGCGTGCGCATCCTTGGCGAAGTGAAGAAGGAATACGCCGACATCCTGCGCCGTGCCGACCACATCTTCATCGAAGAACTGCGCAAGGCCGACTGGTACCACAAGACCAGCCAGGCCTTCGTGGTGTTCCAGCCGGTGAAGTCGGTGGGCGTGGTCGGTGACGGCCGTCGCTACGCCTGGGTCGTCGCCCTGCGCGCCGTGGAAACCGTGGACTTCATGACCGCACGCTGGGCGCACCTGCCTTATGAGCTGCTGGAAACCGTCAGCGGCCGCATCATCAATGAGATCGACGGCATCTCCCGCGTCACCTACGACGTGTCGAGCAAGCCGCCAGCGACCATCGAGTGGGAGTGA
- the guaB gene encoding IMP dehydrogenase, which translates to MLRISQEALTFDDVLLIPGYSEVLPKDVSLKTRLTRGIELNIPLLSAAMDTVTEARLAIAMAQEGGIGIIHKNMTIEQQAAEVRKVKKFEAGVVKDPITIEADATVRDLFELTRQNNISGVPVLSNGDLVGIVTSRDVRFENRLDALVREVMTPKERLVTVKEGADKETVRELLHKHRIEKVLIVDDAFNLKGMMTVKDIEKAKAYPLASKDDQGRLRVGAAVGTGADTGDRVAALAAAGVDVIIVDTAHGHSKGVIDRVRWVKQNFPEVQVIGGNIATGAAALALVEAGADGVKVGIGPGSICTTRIVAGVGVPQISAVANVAAALAGTGVPLIADGGIRFSGDLSKAIVAGASAVMIGSMLAGTEEAPGEVELFQGRSYKAYRGMGSLGAMAQAQGSSDRYFQDSSAGAEKLVPEGIEGRVPYKGAMAAIVHQLMGGLRASMGYTGCATIEEMRTKPEFVRITGAGMAESHVHDVQITKEAPNYRVG; encoded by the coding sequence ATGCTGCGCATCAGCCAAGAAGCACTCACTTTCGACGACGTCCTGCTCATCCCCGGTTACTCCGAGGTGCTGCCCAAGGACGTCAGCCTCAAGACCCGCTTGACCCGTGGGATCGAACTGAACATTCCGCTGCTGTCCGCCGCCATGGACACGGTCACCGAGGCTCGCCTGGCCATCGCCATGGCGCAGGAAGGCGGTATTGGCATCATCCACAAGAACATGACCATCGAGCAGCAGGCTGCCGAGGTGCGCAAGGTCAAGAAGTTCGAGGCTGGCGTGGTCAAGGATCCGATCACCATCGAAGCCGATGCCACCGTGCGTGACCTCTTCGAGCTGACCCGGCAGAACAACATCTCCGGCGTGCCGGTGCTGTCCAATGGTGACCTGGTGGGCATCGTCACTTCCCGCGACGTGCGTTTCGAGAACCGCCTGGACGCCCTAGTGCGTGAGGTGATGACGCCGAAAGAGCGCCTGGTCACCGTCAAGGAAGGCGCGGACAAGGAAACCGTGCGCGAGCTGCTGCACAAGCACCGCATAGAGAAGGTGCTGATCGTCGATGACGCCTTCAACCTCAAGGGTATGATGACCGTCAAGGACATCGAGAAGGCCAAGGCCTATCCGCTGGCGAGCAAGGACGACCAGGGTCGCCTGCGTGTCGGCGCTGCCGTCGGCACCGGCGCTGATACCGGTGACCGCGTGGCGGCACTGGCTGCCGCTGGCGTCGACGTGATCATCGTCGACACCGCTCACGGCCATTCCAAGGGTGTGATCGACCGCGTGCGTTGGGTCAAGCAGAACTTCCCGGAGGTTCAGGTGATCGGCGGCAACATCGCCACCGGCGCTGCTGCTCTGGCGCTGGTCGAAGCCGGCGCCGATGGCGTCAAGGTCGGCATCGGCCCTGGCTCGATCTGCACCACCCGCATCGTCGCCGGTGTTGGCGTGCCGCAAATCAGCGCCGTGGCCAACGTTGCCGCCGCCCTGGCCGGCACTGGCGTGCCGCTGATCGCCGACGGTGGCATCCGTTTCTCCGGTGACCTGTCCAAGGCCATAGTCGCTGGCGCATCGGCTGTGATGATCGGCTCCATGCTGGCCGGTACCGAAGAGGCGCCGGGCGAGGTCGAACTGTTCCAGGGTCGTTCCTACAAGGCCTACCGTGGCATGGGTTCGTTGGGCGCCATGGCGCAGGCTCAGGGCTCCTCGGATCGTTACTTCCAGGATTCCTCGGCCGGTGCCGAGAAGCTGGTGCCGGAAGGCATCGAAGGCCGCGTGCCGTACAAGGGCGCGATGGCGGCCATCGTTCACCAGTTGATGGGGGGGCTGCGCGCCTCCATGGGTTACACCGGCTGCGCCACCATCGAAGAGATGCGCACCAAGCCGGAGTTCGTGCGCATCACCGGCGCCGGCATGGCCGAGTCGCACGTCCACGACGTGCAGATCACCAAGGAAGCCCCCAACTACCGGGTGGGCTAA
- a CDS encoding TonB-dependent siderophore receptor, which yields MKSNRPSLSRPRVALLGLCLLPTGSLLAQELELPNQDIVAAPIADENGYQAKRASTASKSSVPLKEEAQSVQVVTPQTIEDFQPHTLDDALKFVSGISQGNTLGNTRDALVKRGFGNNSDGSVLRDGVRSNLSRNFGATTERVEVLKGPASLLYGALEPGGLINVISKQPQYMQRSEIGGTAFGEGGGSLSLDTTGPVGDSSLAYRLVAERQSRDYWRNYGVDQHTLVAPSLNWVGERASLTLAYEYNDYGTPFDRGTVFVDGHPADIDYHKRLGEKWEGNEGIGESASARFEYELSDAWKTRLTYAWNNDRYDLAIAQPVSLNGNQLLRTANGGQYDYETRYASLDFIGQQTLLGQTHELLLGIDNEVNDNFRGKTYRNPNRTRRNIDIRDPHYGDLGEPNVIDANRSNMRNELTSTSLYLKDNWHLNQQWILVLGGRYQHYDQYSVQGLSANREPSLDNNDQTFIPFAGLVYKLDDALSLYGNYSRSFVPNTTVDDQNKAFDPEEGRSYEVGAKYDFNPNLSLNLALFDIVKKNVVTSTNVGGLSISEAAGKVGSRGLELDISGRLAERWQMIATYAYTHTEILDDPQDKGNRLTQAPRQTASLYLTHHLRAPAAFGQWHLGAGTRYVGERAGDNANSYYMSSYTVSDAFLRWDLPTHDYETRLQLNVDNLFDKHYYPSSTGSPLQVNVGQPRALRLSASIAF from the coding sequence ATGAAATCCAACCGCCCTTCCCTGAGCCGCCCTCGCGTCGCGTTGCTCGGCCTTTGCCTGCTGCCCACCGGCTCCCTGCTCGCACAGGAGCTGGAATTACCCAATCAGGACATAGTCGCAGCCCCCATCGCCGACGAGAATGGCTACCAGGCAAAGCGTGCCAGTACGGCGAGCAAGTCCTCCGTGCCGCTCAAGGAAGAGGCCCAGTCGGTACAGGTGGTCACCCCGCAGACCATCGAAGACTTCCAGCCCCACACGCTGGACGATGCGCTGAAGTTCGTCAGCGGTATCAGCCAGGGCAACACGCTGGGCAATACCCGTGACGCCCTGGTCAAGCGCGGCTTCGGCAACAATTCCGACGGCTCAGTGCTGCGCGATGGCGTGCGCTCCAACCTGTCGCGCAACTTCGGTGCCACCACCGAACGGGTGGAAGTGCTCAAGGGCCCGGCTTCGCTACTGTATGGCGCGCTGGAGCCTGGCGGGCTGATCAATGTGATCAGCAAGCAGCCGCAGTACATGCAACGTAGCGAAATCGGCGGCACGGCGTTCGGCGAAGGCGGCGGTAGCCTGAGCCTGGATACCACCGGCCCAGTGGGTGACAGCAGCCTGGCCTATCGTCTGGTCGCCGAACGGCAAAGCCGCGATTACTGGCGCAATTATGGCGTCGACCAGCACACCCTGGTCGCCCCCTCGCTGAACTGGGTCGGCGAGCGCGCCAGCCTGACCCTGGCCTACGAGTACAACGACTACGGCACGCCCTTCGACCGCGGCACGGTGTTCGTCGACGGCCACCCGGCCGATATCGACTACCACAAGCGCTTGGGCGAGAAATGGGAAGGTAACGAGGGCATCGGCGAAAGCGCCAGCGCACGCTTCGAGTACGAGCTGAGTGACGCCTGGAAGACCCGTCTGACCTACGCCTGGAACAACGACCGCTACGACCTGGCCATCGCCCAGCCGGTCTCGCTCAACGGCAACCAGCTACTGCGCACGGCCAACGGTGGCCAGTACGACTATGAAACGCGCTACGCCAGCCTGGACTTCATCGGCCAGCAGACCCTGCTCGGCCAGACCCACGAGCTGCTGCTGGGCATCGACAACGAGGTCAACGATAACTTCCGCGGCAAGACCTATCGCAACCCGAACCGAACCCGGCGCAACATCGACATTCGCGACCCGCACTACGGCGATCTCGGCGAACCGAACGTCATCGACGCCAACCGCAGCAACATGCGCAACGAGCTGACCTCTACCTCGCTGTACCTCAAGGACAACTGGCACCTGAACCAGCAGTGGATCCTGGTGCTCGGCGGCCGCTACCAGCACTACGACCAGTACAGCGTGCAGGGCCTGTCCGCCAACCGCGAACCGAGCCTGGACAATAACGACCAGACCTTCATCCCCTTCGCTGGGCTGGTCTACAAGCTCGACGACGCGCTATCGCTGTACGGCAACTACAGCCGCTCCTTCGTGCCGAACACCACTGTCGACGACCAGAACAAGGCGTTCGACCCGGAGGAAGGCCGCAGCTACGAAGTGGGCGCCAAGTACGACTTCAACCCGAACCTGAGCCTGAATCTGGCGCTGTTCGATATCGTCAAGAAGAACGTGGTCACCAGCACCAACGTCGGCGGCTTGAGCATCAGCGAGGCGGCCGGCAAGGTCGGTTCACGCGGCTTGGAACTGGATATCAGCGGGCGTCTGGCCGAACGCTGGCAGATGATTGCCACCTACGCCTACACCCACACGGAAATCCTCGACGACCCGCAAGACAAGGGCAACCGCCTGACCCAGGCGCCGCGCCAGACAGCCAGCCTCTACCTCACTCACCACCTGCGTGCGCCTGCGGCCTTCGGCCAGTGGCACCTGGGCGCCGGCACCCGCTACGTTGGCGAGCGCGCTGGCGACAACGCCAACAGCTACTACATGAGCAGCTACACGGTGAGCGACGCTTTCCTGCGCTGGGATCTGCCGACCCACGACTACGAGACGCGCCTGCAGCTCAATGTCGACAACCTGTTCGACAAGCACTACTACCCGTCGAGCACCGGCAGCCCGCTGCAGGTCAATGTCGGTCAGCCGCGCGCGCTGCGCCTGTCGGCCAGCATCGCCTTCTGA
- a CDS encoding multidrug/biocide efflux PACE transporter, with amino-acid sequence MTQPLPRSLPERVGHAMAYEFIAIVICAPALAWAMDKPLVHLGVLTLMFSTVAMLWNMLFNYLFDRAQSRLGFERGLRARAIHALLFEGGLVVMLVPLAAWWLSISLLEALLLDIGLILFFLPYTMAFNWVYDVLRARWLARREAQAGTAVCRGA; translated from the coding sequence ATGACTCAGCCACTGCCGCGGTCGTTGCCCGAGCGTGTGGGGCATGCAATGGCCTACGAATTCATCGCCATCGTCATCTGTGCGCCGGCGCTGGCCTGGGCCATGGACAAGCCGTTGGTGCATCTGGGAGTGCTGACCCTGATGTTCTCCACTGTCGCCATGCTGTGGAACATGCTGTTCAACTACCTGTTCGACCGCGCGCAGAGTCGCCTGGGTTTCGAGCGCGGGCTGCGGGCGCGGGCCATCCATGCACTGCTGTTCGAGGGCGGCCTGGTGGTCATGCTGGTGCCGCTGGCGGCCTGGTGGTTGTCCATCAGCCTGCTCGAGGCGCTGCTGCTGGATATCGGGCTGATCCTGTTCTTCCTGCCTTACACCATGGCGTTCAACTGGGTCTACGACGTGCTGCGCGCCCGTTGGCTGGCGCGCCGTGAGGCGCAGGCGGGCACAGCGGTCTGTCGTGGGGCTTGA
- a CDS encoding LysR family transcriptional regulator: MNPSPDSLQAFAQAASCGSLSAAARRLGKSQSTISEAVARLELDLGVELFERGPRRLQLTEAGSSLLAHAEEVLAASDRLARHAASLAKGQEACLTVVLTDAYQPKRFEVRLQELDQHYPDLQLESLIAEQADVLDLVSQGRAQLGLTAALPNYPPHIAHARLAMSSELSLFVAKNHPLSKLKQVRHEDLSHWRLLRLSSVANDHTNSDDLPGSGGRCWAAPDYLMLLEMARRGFGWAELPRQLVDAYGFGELYEMPCSGWPRRVTVDVIWSRQRALGPVTAWLLERLLEDA; this comes from the coding sequence ATGAATCCTTCTCCTGATTCCCTTCAGGCCTTCGCTCAGGCTGCCAGTTGCGGTTCGCTCAGCGCCGCCGCAAGGCGCCTGGGCAAGAGCCAGTCGACCATCAGCGAGGCCGTGGCGCGCCTGGAGCTGGATCTTGGCGTCGAACTGTTCGAGCGCGGCCCACGGCGCCTGCAACTGACCGAAGCCGGCAGCAGCCTGCTGGCCCATGCCGAAGAAGTGCTGGCCGCCAGTGACCGCCTGGCGCGCCATGCGGCAAGCCTGGCCAAAGGCCAGGAGGCGTGCCTAACCGTGGTGCTGACCGATGCCTACCAACCCAAGCGGTTCGAGGTTCGCCTGCAGGAGCTGGATCAGCACTACCCCGATCTGCAGCTCGAAAGCCTGATCGCCGAGCAGGCCGACGTGCTCGACCTGGTCAGCCAGGGCCGTGCGCAGCTCGGCCTGACCGCTGCATTACCGAACTACCCGCCACACATCGCCCACGCGCGCCTGGCAATGAGCAGCGAACTCAGCCTGTTCGTCGCCAAGAATCACCCGCTGAGCAAGCTGAAACAGGTTCGCCACGAAGACCTGTCGCACTGGCGCCTGCTGCGCTTGAGCAGCGTTGCCAACGACCACACCAACAGCGACGACCTGCCCGGCAGCGGCGGGCGTTGCTGGGCCGCGCCGGACTACCTGATGCTGCTGGAAATGGCGCGCCGGGGCTTCGGCTGGGCCGAGCTGCCACGGCAACTGGTCGACGCTTACGGCTTCGGCGAGCTGTATGAAATGCCCTGCAGCGGCTGGCCCCGACGGGTAACGGTAGATGTCATCTGGTCACGGCAGCGAGCCCTAGGCCCGGTCACGGCCTGGCTGCTCGAACGCTTGCTAGAAGACGCCTGA
- the xseA gene encoding exodeoxyribonuclease VII large subunit yields the protein MIKDPFARLNLDREVLSVSQLNNRARLLLEDVFASIWVEGEISNLARPASGHIYFTLKDSQAQVRCALFRQNAARVRQALRDGLAVKVRGKVSLFEGRGDYQLILDAVEPAGDGALRLAFEALKEKLGAEGLFSTERKIALPAHPKRIGIVTSPTGAVIRDIISVFRRRAPQVELNLIPTAVQGREATAQIVRALQRADAQGFDALILARGGGSLEDLWCFNEEAVARAVAACVTPIVSAVGHETDVSIADFVADVRAPTPSAAAELLAPDSSELVQRLHNLQRRLVLHMQGRLARERLRLEGTSKRLRHPGERLRQQAQRLDDLDMRLRRAFNQQLGAQRERLARLDARLAAQHPGRNLALLRQRLDGLAARLPRAMQGQLRSQRQQLGALATQLQIVSPLATLGRGYAILLDERGQAVRNAAQTQPGQRLKARLSEGELDVRVEDNHIQPATLSLLD from the coding sequence ATGATCAAAGATCCCTTTGCCCGCCTGAACCTCGACCGCGAGGTGCTCAGCGTCAGCCAGCTCAACAACCGTGCGCGCCTGCTGCTGGAGGACGTGTTTGCCAGCATCTGGGTGGAGGGGGAAATTTCCAACCTCGCCCGCCCGGCCTCCGGCCACATCTATTTCACCTTGAAAGACAGCCAGGCGCAGGTGCGTTGCGCGTTGTTCCGGCAGAACGCGGCGCGAGTGCGCCAGGCGCTGCGCGACGGCCTGGCGGTGAAGGTGCGCGGCAAGGTCTCGCTGTTCGAGGGCCGCGGCGACTACCAGTTGATTCTCGATGCCGTCGAGCCCGCTGGCGACGGCGCCCTGCGCCTGGCCTTCGAGGCGCTGAAGGAAAAGCTCGGCGCCGAGGGACTGTTCTCGACCGAGCGCAAGATCGCCCTGCCCGCCCACCCCAAACGCATCGGCATCGTCACCTCGCCCACCGGCGCGGTGATCCGCGACATCATCAGCGTGTTCCGCCGCCGCGCGCCGCAGGTGGAGCTGAACCTGATTCCCACCGCCGTGCAGGGCCGTGAAGCCACCGCGCAGATCGTCCGCGCCCTGCAACGCGCCGACGCGCAGGGCTTCGATGCGCTGATCCTGGCCCGTGGCGGCGGCTCGCTGGAAGACCTCTGGTGCTTCAACGAGGAAGCCGTGGCCCGCGCCGTGGCCGCCTGCGTCACGCCCATCGTCAGCGCCGTGGGCCACGAAACGGACGTGTCCATCGCCGACTTCGTCGCCGACGTGCGTGCGCCAACGCCTTCGGCCGCTGCCGAGCTACTGGCCCCGGACAGCAGCGAGCTGGTACAGCGCCTGCACAATCTGCAGCGTCGCCTGGTGCTGCACATGCAAGGCCGCCTGGCCCGCGAACGCCTGCGCCTGGAAGGCACCAGCAAACGCCTGCGCCATCCAGGCGAGCGCCTGCGCCAACAGGCCCAGCGTCTGGACGATCTGGACATGCGCCTGCGCCGCGCCTTCAACCAGCAGCTCGGCGCTCAGCGCGAACGCCTGGCCCGCCTCGATGCGCGCCTCGCCGCGCAGCATCCGGGGCGCAACCTGGCGCTGCTGCGCCAGCGCCTCGATGGCCTGGCAGCCCGCCTGCCTCGCGCCATGCAGGGGCAACTGCGCAGCCAGCGCCAGCAACTGGGCGCGCTGGCCACGCAATTGCAGATCGTCAGCCCACTGGCCACCCTCGGTCGTGGCTACGCCATCCTCCTCGACGAACGCGGCCAGGCCGTGCGCAACGCTGCCCAGACCCAGCCGGGCCAGCGCCTCAAGGCACGCCTGAGCGAAGGCGAGCTGGACGTGCGCGTCGAAGACAACCACATACAACCAGCGACCCTGTCGCTGCTGGATTGA
- a CDS encoding peptidoglycan DD-metalloendopeptidase family protein, producing MPASPLQMLCAGLLALCLALPAHAEGFITRLLNKPVPGGVAVVDLGNPAQAPEVRYQGKPVLTIREDGKRWIAIVGIPLSVKPGSQQVEVDDGRRVNFQVGTKHYAEQRITIKNQQQVTPNAKNLARIERELAEQTRAYRQFSPRQPSNLLFDRPVNGPLSSPFGLRRFFNGQERNPHSGLDFAANRGTPIKAPAAGKVILVGDYFFNGKTVFLDHGQGLISMFCHLSEIDVKPGDEIPRGGHVGKVGATGRATGPHLHWNVSLNDARVDPAIFIGAFKP from the coding sequence ATGCCGGCCTCTCCCCTACAAATGCTGTGCGCAGGCCTGCTAGCCCTGTGCCTTGCCCTGCCCGCCCACGCCGAAGGCTTTATCACCCGCCTGCTGAACAAGCCGGTGCCCGGTGGCGTGGCGGTGGTCGATCTGGGCAATCCGGCGCAGGCACCCGAGGTGCGTTACCAGGGCAAGCCGGTGCTGACCATTCGTGAAGATGGCAAACGCTGGATCGCCATTGTCGGCATTCCCTTGAGCGTCAAGCCCGGCAGCCAGCAGGTGGAGGTCGATGATGGCCGTCGGGTGAACTTCCAAGTCGGCACCAAGCATTACGCCGAGCAACGCATCACCATCAAGAACCAGCAGCAGGTCACGCCCAACGCCAAGAACCTCGCGCGCATCGAACGCGAGCTGGCCGAGCAGACCCGTGCCTACCGGCAGTTCAGCCCGCGCCAGCCGAGCAACCTGTTGTTCGACAGGCCGGTGAACGGGCCGCTGTCGAGCCCCTTCGGCCTGCGCCGCTTTTTCAACGGCCAGGAGCGCAATCCGCATTCGGGCCTGGACTTCGCCGCCAACCGTGGCACGCCGATCAAGGCGCCAGCGGCCGGCAAGGTCATCCTCGTCGGCGACTATTTCTTCAACGGCAAGACGGTATTTCTCGACCACGGCCAGGGCCTGATCAGCATGTTCTGCCACCTGTCCGAGATCGACGTGAAGCCCGGTGACGAGATTCCGCGTGGCGGCCATGTCGGCAAGGTCGGTGCCACGGGCCGCGCCACCGGGCCACACCTGCACTGGAACGTCAGCCTCAACGACGCCCGCGTCGATCCGGCGATCTTCATCGGCGCGTTCAAGCCCTGA